In one window of Tenacibaculum mesophilum DNA:
- a CDS encoding YegP family protein, producing the protein MSAINEHINIPKNISTKDDLDFSFLRKEGISYLEKLGGKLWTDFNSHDPGVTILEMLCYAITDLGMRIDTPLENLLASKDSNLSLQAQFYKASEIFPTKPVNELDYRKLFIDLEGVKNCWLRIYDKQVFVDCKNNKLSYKKFEDILPEFQKDFKLKGLYSLLVDLEEGYTKEQVFPNIKTAYHENRNLCEDLIEIKEVDTQPIAICANVDVIPEADEEWVYANILFQIENYLSPSLKFYSIQQMLDKGYATDEVFDGPILKNGFIDVKELKKAELRKEVRLSDVMKIIMNIEGVKLIKDISVGFCDENIVQENKWVVCIDPDKKPVLCEKSTFNFSKGFLPLNLNYDRVDEYLKQLKEDEIESQQIADEDKVLSLPKGSSIGANEYTTIQNDFPDTYGIGQEGLAVHVTNERKAKAKQLKAYLTFFDQILATYFKHLSEVKTLLSISGQETRTFFTQAIKDIKDFDELISEYPQSNDDELTKLLFNQFDNNVERRNSILDHLLARFAERFGEYTFIMKALYGTATDEIVLLNKEAFLKDYKVISSEKGLAFNYYKQNQDKLWYTNNVSGFQKRIARLMGVSNERRRYLTETSVDIYEVSEGSNTYRWRLKDTNGNILLSATENYAKKVLAIEELYFAVLQIVQTKEKDIKEAFEEGITNNMQIGFIRIHKSTPSKPSIPVKYSFDVINPEKPKSSSDYIIAKQYKYYTNINDLKEALLEIISFLKKDFTEEGMFLVEHMLLRPDVTESYVEIYEEIEGSNTYRWKLRDNDGNILLSAQENYASEKIAVEGFYLITQQVLQIKEIDLERAFKKDIVDKKRVGYIRIHNATLSKQPNSVKYWFNIVNREKHEDNSESSLAKSSEYENRNALKNALKKLLCLLKKDFLEKGIYNEEQMILRPKNTSNKIENFLPICAKDCEDCGTIDPYSYRVSIVLPGYTYRFSNPDFRRYMEDVIRQELPSHILPRICWVGERKGTVADEENDLLQFENAYKTYLYTKTNLEQKQPVENNELLDLIQAIQQLNTIYPSGRLTDCNAEDEALEGRIILNQSSIGNIQSEKENNNEENS; encoded by the coding sequence ATGTCAGCTATAAATGAACATATCAATATACCAAAGAATATATCTACCAAAGATGACTTAGATTTTTCTTTTTTAAGAAAAGAGGGAATCTCTTATTTGGAAAAATTAGGAGGTAAGTTATGGACTGACTTCAATTCACATGATCCAGGAGTTACTATTTTGGAAATGTTGTGTTATGCCATTACGGATTTAGGAATGCGTATTGATACACCATTGGAAAACTTATTAGCATCCAAAGATTCGAATTTATCGCTACAAGCACAATTTTACAAAGCTTCAGAAATTTTCCCAACCAAACCAGTCAATGAATTAGACTATAGAAAATTGTTTATTGATTTAGAAGGAGTAAAAAATTGTTGGCTACGAATTTATGACAAACAAGTGTTTGTTGATTGCAAGAATAACAAATTAAGCTATAAAAAGTTTGAAGACATTCTACCAGAATTTCAAAAAGATTTTAAGCTAAAAGGATTGTATTCTCTATTAGTTGATTTAGAAGAAGGTTATACAAAAGAGCAGGTTTTTCCGAATATCAAAACAGCTTATCATGAGAATAGAAATTTATGTGAAGATTTAATAGAAATAAAAGAAGTAGACACGCAACCGATTGCTATTTGTGCTAATGTTGATGTAATTCCTGAAGCAGATGAAGAGTGGGTATATGCTAATATTTTATTCCAAATAGAAAACTACCTATCTCCATCTTTAAAGTTCTATTCAATTCAGCAAATGCTAGATAAAGGGTATGCAACTGATGAGGTTTTTGATGGACCTATTTTAAAGAATGGATTTATAGATGTAAAAGAACTGAAAAAAGCAGAATTGAGAAAAGAAGTGCGCCTTTCAGATGTGATGAAAATTATCATGAACATTGAAGGGGTAAAATTAATTAAAGACATCTCTGTAGGTTTTTGTGATGAAAATATAGTCCAAGAAAATAAATGGGTAGTTTGTATTGACCCTGATAAAAAACCTGTGTTATGTGAAAAGAGTACGTTTAATTTTAGCAAAGGATTCCTTCCTCTCAACTTAAACTATGATAGAGTAGATGAGTATTTAAAACAATTAAAAGAAGATGAAATAGAATCGCAACAAATAGCAGATGAAGACAAGGTTTTATCGTTGCCAAAAGGAAGTTCAATAGGAGCTAACGAGTACACTACTATTCAAAATGATTTCCCGGATACTTATGGAATCGGTCAAGAAGGATTAGCCGTACATGTTACGAATGAAAGGAAAGCAAAAGCAAAACAATTAAAAGCCTATCTAACATTTTTCGATCAAATCTTAGCAACCTATTTCAAACACTTATCAGAAGTAAAAACATTATTGTCTATTAGCGGACAAGAAACGCGAACATTTTTTACACAAGCGATAAAAGACATTAAAGATTTTGATGAGCTTATAAGTGAATATCCACAATCAAATGATGATGAATTAACAAAGCTTTTATTCAATCAGTTTGATAACAATGTGGAACGCAGAAATTCTATTTTAGATCATTTGTTAGCGCGTTTTGCAGAACGATTTGGAGAATACACATTTATTATGAAAGCGTTGTATGGAACAGCAACTGATGAAATTGTACTATTAAACAAAGAAGCCTTTTTAAAAGATTATAAAGTGATTAGTAGTGAAAAAGGGCTTGCTTTTAACTATTACAAACAAAACCAAGATAAATTATGGTATACAAATAACGTATCTGGATTTCAAAAACGAATAGCACGTTTAATGGGGGTTTCCAATGAGAGAAGAAGATATTTAACGGAAACCAGTGTAGATATTTATGAAGTATCAGAGGGTAGTAACACATATAGATGGAGATTAAAAGATACTAATGGAAACATATTACTATCAGCAACTGAAAACTATGCTAAAAAAGTTTTAGCTATTGAAGAATTATATTTTGCAGTATTACAAATTGTGCAAACCAAGGAAAAAGATATAAAGGAAGCTTTTGAAGAGGGTATTACAAATAATATGCAAATTGGATTCATAAGAATTCATAAATCTACACCATCAAAACCTTCTATTCCAGTAAAGTATTCTTTTGATGTTATCAATCCAGAAAAGCCAAAGAGTAGTTCTGATTACATCATTGCAAAGCAATACAAATACTATACTAACATCAATGATTTAAAAGAAGCATTGTTAGAGATAATTTCTTTTCTAAAAAAAGATTTCACAGAAGAAGGAATGTTTTTAGTAGAGCATATGCTATTGCGCCCAGATGTTACAGAGTCTTATGTTGAAATATACGAAGAAATAGAAGGAAGCAATACCTATCGATGGAAATTACGAGATAATGATGGAAACATCTTGTTATCAGCCCAAGAAAACTATGCAAGTGAAAAAATTGCAGTAGAAGGTTTCTATTTAATTACACAGCAAGTTTTACAAATAAAAGAAATTGATTTAGAGAGAGCATTTAAAAAAGATATTGTAGATAAAAAGAGAGTTGGGTACATAAGAATCCATAATGCTACATTATCAAAACAACCAAATTCTGTAAAATATTGGTTTAATATAGTTAACCGTGAAAAGCATGAAGATAACAGTGAATCGAGTCTTGCAAAGTCAAGTGAATATGAAAATAGGAACGCATTAAAGAATGCTTTAAAGAAACTTCTCTGCCTACTAAAAAAAGATTTTTTAGAAAAAGGGATTTATAATGAAGAACAGATGATTTTACGACCAAAAAACACGAGTAACAAAATAGAAAACTTCCTACCTATTTGTGCAAAAGATTGTGAAGATTGTGGAACGATTGATCCTTATTCTTATAGAGTCAGTATTGTTTTACCAGGATATACATATCGTTTTTCAAACCCAGATTTTAGACGCTATATGGAAGATGTTATCAGGCAAGAACTTCCATCTCACATTTTACCGAGAATTTGTTGGGTAGGAGAGAGAAAAGGAACTGTTGCAGATGAAGAAAACGATTTGTTACAGTTCGAAAACGCATACAAAACATACTTGTATACAAAAACAAACTTAGAACAAAAACAACCTGTAGAAAATAACGAGCTGTTAGATTTAATACAAGCTATACAGCAATTAAATACTATCTATCCATCAGGGAGATTAACCGATTGTAATGCAGAAGACGAAGCATTAGAAGGAAGAATTATACTAAACCAATCTAGTATAGGAAACATACAATCAGAAAAAGAAAATAATAACGAAGAAAACTCATAA
- a CDS encoding baseplate J/gp47 family protein, which produces MSKIISNILQRSGTGQELRYIEALNPENFELHDFTIEDWILFAYNFAKKLNYFPTENHEVASGDWQHFFKKLTTSTIPFRGTREYNKLKENIQTTLERYTQEGKLSPHLTLFVCFLKLLEHSKERFNNLTKRHLDFYYKEILQVQKREPIPDQAHVIFELAKKITDERIEEGTLLDAKKDSLGNPLVYETEEELIVNKASVGVIKTIYNNNTAELKKIKVSEVANTKDGIEEELPEDEPYWYPFGYPASEKNATELPDAELGFSIASPMLWLQEGDRTVTVTIKFKNNFEESSFEVSELIPTIQLFGSGNEKWITPTLIAINHVNEGNLEITNEVSFTFTLGLDSEALVAYNEEFLLEKYDTLYPLVRFVFDVSNTKGYDFYRLLAGNILEKVTIKTDVKGVKSAIVENDNGVVRTKKPFHPFTTRPIEGSNFSVSYKEAFSKKWKDFKVNLRWKNTPEDFKEWYQAYVTSSNYSSINKYIDVLNKNIDERALLVNNETHFKVEKRLLHVAGEANETVGEIKNLFIKEIDEETDEVSYTAEFEVENNANAYEIGKAEALQLSLEQSFLHELYSKLYALAVSANDKDIIFPNEPYTPLVESISVNYSAEETMLLEKMDLEGNRIQLFHEHPFGQHEENYAEKKYLQEEKGIVDLFDKDVIQTTLVPKYCVGGHLFLGIENVEPQQNLSLLIQVLVGSENPLVESFGENEKINWSILCNNKWKTLENNIISNNTDNFLKSGIVTFSIPKEATSNNTLLPSGYTWIRAQMNKSYDAVCKAIGIHAQAVLATFKNNDNEVSHLKNGLPCETIKKMVTRIPQIKSVSQPYNAFGGSTEESDANFYRRISERLRHKNRAITLWDYEHLILQEFPEIYKVKCLNHTSETSFTAAGHVTLIVVPDTVNKNVFDIYQPRVSKATLNSVTNYINSLNTLHVNAEVINPNYEEITIGLEVSFYEGYDENYYTEQLKTDITKFLSPWAFDETKEVTFGIMLHKSILIDYLEKLTYVDYLQNVTMNGDAKVYKIEPSNPKSILVSAKTHNVSTVLTTCKGTKKIIEQTCQL; this is translated from the coding sequence ATGAGTAAAATCATATCTAACATATTACAACGAAGTGGAACAGGTCAAGAGCTACGATACATTGAAGCATTGAATCCTGAAAATTTCGAACTTCACGATTTTACTATAGAAGATTGGATATTGTTTGCCTATAATTTTGCCAAAAAGCTAAATTATTTTCCTACAGAAAATCACGAAGTAGCTTCAGGAGATTGGCAACATTTTTTCAAAAAACTAACCACATCAACTATCCCTTTTAGAGGAACAAGAGAGTACAATAAATTAAAAGAGAATATTCAGACAACTCTTGAGAGGTATACCCAAGAAGGAAAATTAAGTCCGCATTTAACTTTATTCGTATGTTTTTTAAAGTTATTAGAACATTCAAAAGAACGATTTAACAATTTAACCAAACGTCACTTAGATTTTTATTACAAAGAAATACTTCAAGTTCAAAAAAGAGAACCAATTCCAGATCAAGCACATGTAATTTTTGAACTAGCTAAAAAAATAACGGATGAACGAATAGAAGAAGGCACTTTATTGGATGCGAAAAAAGACAGTCTTGGGAATCCGTTAGTATACGAAACAGAAGAAGAGTTAATTGTTAATAAAGCATCAGTAGGAGTTATAAAAACAATTTATAACAACAACACAGCAGAATTAAAAAAGATAAAAGTAAGTGAGGTAGCAAATACGAAAGATGGGATTGAAGAGGAATTACCAGAAGACGAACCATATTGGTACCCTTTTGGGTATCCAGCAAGTGAAAAGAATGCTACTGAGTTGCCAGATGCTGAACTTGGGTTTTCTATTGCTTCACCAATGTTGTGGTTACAAGAAGGAGATAGAACAGTAACGGTTACTATTAAGTTTAAAAACAATTTTGAAGAATCATCTTTTGAGGTAAGTGAATTAATCCCAACCATTCAGCTTTTTGGAAGTGGAAATGAAAAATGGATAACACCAACATTAATCGCAATTAACCATGTGAACGAAGGTAATTTGGAAATTACCAATGAAGTAAGTTTTACATTTACATTAGGACTTGATTCAGAAGCGTTGGTAGCATATAATGAAGAGTTTTTACTTGAAAAATACGATACATTATATCCATTAGTTCGTTTTGTTTTTGATGTTTCTAACACGAAAGGATATGATTTTTATAGGTTGTTGGCAGGTAATATACTTGAAAAAGTAACTATAAAAACAGATGTTAAAGGAGTAAAATCAGCAATTGTTGAAAATGATAATGGAGTGGTAAGAACTAAAAAACCATTTCACCCTTTTACTACACGCCCTATTGAAGGATCTAATTTTAGTGTAAGTTATAAAGAAGCCTTCTCAAAAAAATGGAAAGATTTTAAAGTAAATCTACGTTGGAAAAATACTCCAGAAGATTTTAAAGAATGGTATCAAGCATATGTAACATCATCAAACTATTCATCAATCAATAAATATATTGATGTACTCAATAAAAATATAGATGAAAGAGCCTTATTGGTGAATAATGAAACGCATTTTAAAGTAGAAAAACGATTATTACACGTTGCGGGAGAAGCCAATGAAACTGTAGGAGAAATAAAAAATCTCTTTATAAAAGAGATAGATGAAGAAACTGATGAGGTAAGCTATACGGCAGAGTTTGAAGTAGAAAATAATGCAAATGCTTATGAAATAGGAAAAGCAGAAGCCTTACAACTTAGTTTAGAGCAATCCTTTTTACACGAATTATACTCTAAACTTTATGCATTAGCAGTAAGTGCAAATGATAAAGATATTATTTTTCCTAATGAACCTTACACTCCTTTGGTTGAATCAATTTCTGTAAATTATTCAGCAGAAGAAACGATGCTTCTGGAAAAAATGGATTTAGAAGGAAATCGTATTCAACTGTTTCATGAACATCCTTTTGGGCAACATGAAGAAAATTACGCAGAAAAAAAGTATTTACAAGAAGAAAAAGGAATTGTAGATCTTTTTGATAAAGATGTTATTCAAACCACACTAGTGCCAAAATACTGTGTAGGAGGTCACTTATTTTTAGGAATAGAAAATGTAGAGCCTCAGCAAAATCTTTCACTGTTAATCCAAGTATTAGTAGGAAGTGAAAACCCACTAGTAGAAAGTTTTGGAGAAAACGAAAAGATAAATTGGTCGATATTATGTAATAATAAATGGAAAACGTTAGAGAATAATATCATTTCTAATAATACAGACAACTTCTTAAAATCAGGAATTGTTACGTTTTCAATACCTAAAGAAGCTACTTCAAATAATACATTATTACCATCAGGCTATACTTGGATTAGAGCCCAGATGAATAAGTCATATGATGCAGTATGTAAAGCAATTGGAATTCACGCTCAAGCAGTATTGGCTACCTTCAAAAATAATGATAATGAGGTAAGCCATTTAAAAAACGGGTTGCCTTGTGAGACCATCAAAAAAATGGTGACACGCATTCCGCAAATAAAATCAGTTTCACAGCCTTACAATGCATTTGGAGGAAGCACAGAAGAATCTGATGCTAATTTTTATAGAAGAATAAGCGAGCGTTTACGTCACAAAAACAGAGCTATAACTTTATGGGATTATGAACACTTAATTCTTCAGGAGTTCCCTGAAATTTATAAAGTGAAGTGTTTAAATCATACTTCAGAAACAAGTTTTACAGCAGCAGGGCATGTTACTTTAATTGTGGTGCCAGATACCGTAAATAAAAATGTATTTGATATTTATCAACCAAGAGTTAGCAAAGCTACTTTAAATAGTGTTACGAATTATATCAATTCATTAAACACCTTGCATGTAAATGCTGAAGTTATCAATCCTAATTATGAAGAAATAACGATTGGTTTAGAAGTTAGTTTTTATGAAGGATATGATGAAAACTATTACACAGAGCAGCTAAAAACTGACATCACAAAATTCCTATCACCTTGGGCGTTTGACGAGACCAAAGAAGTAACCTTCGGGATTATGCTGCACAAAAGCATATTGATTGACTACTTAGAAAAACTGACTTATGTAGATTATTTACAGAATGTAACCATGAATGGTGATGCCAAGGTGTACAAAATAGAACCAAGTAATCCAAAATCAATATTAGTATCTGCTAAAACACATAATGTAAGTACTGTATTAACTACCTGTAAAGGAACTAAAAAAATCATAGAACAAACATGTCAGCTATAA
- a CDS encoding GPW/gp25 family protein — MENKKAFLGIGWDFPPEFSKDLSEVVMISEEEDIKSSLEILLTTRLGERVMLPNYGCNLQELLFEKLDRTLITYAKDLIETAILYHEPRIDVIHIDVSETDPLEGMLIIKIEYRIRATNSRTNVVFPFYKGEGTDIN; from the coding sequence ATGGAAAATAAAAAAGCATTTTTAGGAATAGGTTGGGATTTTCCACCAGAGTTTTCAAAAGATCTAAGCGAAGTTGTCATGATTTCTGAAGAAGAAGACATTAAAAGTAGCTTGGAAATATTGTTAACTACTCGATTAGGAGAACGTGTTATGCTTCCTAATTACGGTTGCAACTTACAAGAGCTTCTTTTTGAAAAGTTAGATAGAACGCTAATAACCTATGCTAAAGATTTAATAGAAACAGCAATTTTATATCACGAACCAAGAATTGATGTGATTCATATTGATGTTTCAGAAACAGATCCTTTAGAAGGAATGTTGATTATAAAAATTGAATATAGAATTAGAGCTACGAATAGTAGAACCAATGTGGTTTTCCCTTTTTATAAAGGAGAAGGAACCGATATAAACTAA
- a CDS encoding PAAR domain-containing protein gives MGNPAARITDMHVCPMVTGVVPHVGGPILPAGEPTVLIGGLPAARVGDMATCTGPPDSIVMGSGTVLIGGMPAARMGDSTAHGGTIVLGEPTVLIG, from the coding sequence ATGGGAAACCCAGCAGCAAGAATAACAGACATGCACGTGTGTCCAATGGTTACAGGAGTTGTACCTCACGTTGGAGGACCAATTTTACCCGCAGGAGAGCCTACCGTATTAATTGGAGGTTTACCCGCAGCTAGAGTAGGTGATATGGCAACATGTACTGGACCACCTGATAGTATAGTAATGGGTTCAGGAACCGTATTAATAGGTGGAATGCCAGCTGCAAGAATGGGAGATAGTACAGCACATGGAGGTACTATCGTACTAGGAGAACCAACAGTTTTAATAGGATAA
- the vgrG gene encoding type VI secretion system tip protein VgrG, which yields MNNTGTIQTSKSADLVTFKILIEGEELSKQYEVKNITVSKEVNKIPTAQIILIDGEASQRDFKLSNEELLIPGKEIEITAGYHSDEETIFKGIVIKHNLRIRASSAQLIVECKDEAVKMTVGRKSKYFYESTDSDIFEEIIGKYGLSKDVEATNYNHAELVQYNASDWDFVVSRAQANGKLCFVDDGTITIAKPNVSQSEIETVTFGSSLLDFDAEIDARHQVKKVAAYSWNHADQEVIEIEGKDPNVSLNGNLSVSDLNKTIGLESMELRHGGVVADTELQDWADAKWLFQQLAKVRGRVKFQGIPSVKPNTILKLEGVGDRFNGNVYVTGVQHVISEGNWVANAQFGLSTEWFSETFEISAKPASGLLPAIQGLQVGIVSQLEEDPDGEDRILVQIPIVNNEEEGIWCRIASPDAGENRGIYFRPEIGDEVIVGFINDDPNDAIVLGMLHSSAKPSPITATDDNHEKGIITRSEMKVLFDDDKKIITIETPAGKMITLDEDEGAITIEDDNSNIITINSDGISMESAGDISLKASGDVTIEGTNVSIAANAEFKAEGSAGAEVSTSAIAVLKGSLVQIN from the coding sequence ATGAATAATACAGGAACTATACAAACTTCAAAAAGTGCAGATTTAGTCACTTTTAAAATCTTGATTGAAGGAGAAGAACTTTCCAAACAATATGAGGTGAAAAATATTACTGTTTCAAAAGAAGTAAATAAAATACCAACGGCTCAAATTATTTTAATTGATGGAGAAGCCTCACAGAGAGATTTTAAATTAAGTAATGAAGAGTTGTTAATTCCTGGAAAAGAAATTGAAATTACTGCAGGTTACCATTCTGATGAAGAAACCATTTTCAAGGGAATTGTTATCAAACATAATCTAAGAATTAGAGCCAGTTCAGCACAGTTAATTGTTGAATGTAAAGATGAAGCGGTAAAAATGACCGTAGGTAGAAAAAGCAAATACTTCTATGAAAGTACCGATAGCGACATTTTTGAAGAAATTATAGGAAAATATGGTTTATCTAAAGATGTAGAGGCTACCAATTATAACCATGCAGAATTAGTACAATACAATGCGTCAGATTGGGATTTTGTAGTTTCAAGAGCCCAAGCAAATGGGAAACTGTGTTTTGTTGATGATGGAACCATTACCATAGCCAAACCCAATGTAAGTCAGTCAGAAATTGAAACCGTAACCTTCGGTAGTTCCTTATTAGATTTTGATGCAGAAATAGACGCACGTCATCAAGTTAAAAAAGTAGCAGCTTATAGTTGGAATCATGCTGACCAAGAAGTAATAGAAATTGAAGGAAAAGATCCAAATGTAAGTTTAAACGGAAACTTATCGGTTTCAGACTTAAACAAAACAATAGGTTTAGAAAGTATGGAGTTACGACACGGTGGTGTGGTAGCCGATACCGAATTACAAGATTGGGCTGATGCTAAATGGTTATTTCAACAATTGGCAAAAGTAAGAGGGCGTGTAAAGTTCCAAGGAATCCCATCGGTAAAACCAAATACCATTTTAAAACTAGAAGGAGTAGGAGACCGATTTAACGGAAATGTATATGTAACGGGAGTTCAACATGTTATTTCAGAAGGAAATTGGGTAGCCAATGCACAATTTGGCTTATCAACAGAGTGGTTTTCTGAAACCTTTGAAATTTCAGCAAAACCAGCTTCAGGATTATTACCAGCTATTCAAGGTTTACAAGTAGGAATTGTTTCTCAATTAGAAGAAGACCCTGATGGAGAAGATAGAATTTTAGTGCAAATACCTATTGTAAATAACGAAGAAGAAGGTATTTGGTGTAGAATTGCTTCGCCAGATGCAGGAGAAAATAGAGGTATTTATTTCCGACCAGAAATAGGTGATGAGGTTATTGTAGGGTTCATCAATGATGACCCTAACGATGCCATTGTTTTAGGAATGTTGCACAGTAGCGCAAAACCATCTCCAATCACAGCAACCGATGATAATCACGAAAAAGGAATCATTACAAGAAGTGAAATGAAGGTGTTGTTTGATGACGACAAAAAAATAATCACCATTGAAACACCCGCAGGAAAAATGATTACGCTGGATGAAGATGAAGGAGCCATAACGATTGAAGATGATAACTCTAATATAATTACGATAAACAGCGATGGAATATCAATGGAAAGTGCCGGAGATATTTCATTGAAAGCGTCAGGAGACGTAACTATTGAAGGAACTAATGTGAGTATAGCAGCCAATGCAGAATTTAAAGCAGAAGGGAGTGCTGGAGCAGAAGTTTCAACAAGTGCTATAGCTGTTTTAAAAGGTTCATTAGTTCAAATAAATTAA
- a CDS encoding CIS tube protein yields MSQGELKKLVIKAYSDDKFKDEVANGEFTTLINPEKYMIAYKPEYTEEQGQGTSGSQPKFTRIPPQELDLDLLFDSSGAIDGKSDLKYGIIDKIEAFKKIVFEYKGEEHKPNYLMIKWGALLFKGSLVDLSIEYKLFAPDGTPLRASAKLKVKGTVDDDLRVARENNQSPDLTHYRKVKSGDTLPLMCHRIYGDSKYYIEVARVNKIMQFRKLQPGQEIFFPPLQKFA; encoded by the coding sequence ATGAGTCAAGGAGAGTTAAAAAAATTAGTAATAAAGGCCTATTCTGACGATAAGTTTAAGGATGAAGTAGCCAATGGAGAGTTTACAACACTTATAAACCCAGAAAAGTATATGATTGCTTATAAGCCAGAATATACTGAAGAGCAAGGGCAAGGTACAAGTGGTTCTCAGCCTAAGTTTACAAGAATACCTCCTCAAGAATTAGATTTAGACTTGTTATTTGATAGTAGTGGAGCCATTGATGGAAAAAGTGATCTAAAATATGGAATCATAGATAAAATAGAAGCATTCAAAAAAATTGTATTCGAATATAAAGGAGAGGAGCACAAACCTAACTATTTAATGATTAAATGGGGAGCTCTCCTTTTTAAAGGCTCTTTAGTCGATCTTTCTATAGAATATAAATTGTTTGCACCAGATGGAACACCATTACGTGCCAGTGCAAAGCTTAAGGTAAAAGGTACTGTTGATGATGATTTAAGAGTAGCAAGGGAAAATAATCAATCACCAGATTTAACACATTATCGTAAAGTAAAATCAGGAGACACTTTGCCACTTATGTGTCATCGTATTTATGGAGACTCCAAGTATTATATAGAAGTAGCTCGTGTTAATAAAATAATGCAGTTCAGAAAATTACAACCTGGTCAAGAAATTTTTTTTCCACCCTTACAAAAATTCGCATAA
- a CDS encoding DUF5908 family protein — protein MPITIKELHIKINVDEKSESQGKTSGSKNGNTAAIVSACVEEVMDILERQKQR, from the coding sequence ATGCCTATTACCATCAAAGAACTACATATCAAGATTAATGTGGATGAGAAATCAGAATCACAAGGAAAAACTAGTGGATCAAAAAACGGAAATACTGCAGCTATAGTTTCAGCATGTGTGGAAGAAGTAATGGATATTCTTGAAAGGCAAAAACAACGATAA
- a CDS encoding phage tail protein, with protein sequence MSYHPPVGFSFKVEFEDISTSSGDNSFQSVSGLTVDLETEEIAEGGENRFKHKIPVRSKYPNLVLKRGMLVDSEVIKWCKKALGNFEIQPVNINVMLLGEDEQAIQTWNVKHAYPVKWNVGDFNAEESKLVIETLELTYNYFKIV encoded by the coding sequence ATGAGCTATCATCCACCAGTAGGATTTAGTTTTAAAGTAGAGTTTGAAGATATCTCAACTTCAAGCGGCGACAACTCATTTCAATCAGTTTCAGGTCTCACGGTAGACCTTGAAACTGAAGAAATAGCCGAAGGAGGAGAAAATAGATTCAAACACAAAATACCTGTACGTTCCAAATACCCAAATTTAGTACTGAAAAGAGGGATGCTTGTAGACTCGGAAGTAATCAAGTGGTGTAAAAAAGCTTTAGGAAACTTTGAAATACAACCCGTAAACATCAATGTAATGTTATTAGGAGAAGACGAACAAGCCATACAAACTTGGAATGTAAAACATGCATATCCTGTAAAATGGAATGTAGGTGACTTTAACGCTGAAGAAAGTAAACTGGTTATTGAAACACTTGAGTTAACCTATAATTATTTTAAAATAGTATAA
- a CDS encoding phage tail protein has product MAESYPMPKFSFEVTFGDTKFNCTEVSGLSFDNKVIEYRGGADKEYHKSKQPGLFEYSNITMKRGTFVDESKQFYKQWAKTVYFQEGGEQFRGDLTIKLLDETGQPAVVWEAQNAYITKVQPTDLKADGNEIAIETAEWAIEKLKMSS; this is encoded by the coding sequence ATGGCAGAATCATATCCAATGCCAAAGTTTTCCTTCGAGGTAACCTTTGGTGATACGAAATTTAATTGTACAGAAGTATCAGGGTTAAGTTTTGATAATAAAGTAATAGAATACCGTGGAGGAGCAGATAAAGAGTACCACAAATCAAAACAACCAGGCTTGTTCGAGTATAGTAACATTACTATGAAGAGAGGAACCTTTGTAGATGAAAGTAAACAGTTTTACAAGCAATGGGCTAAAACAGTTTATTTCCAAGAAGGAGGTGAGCAGTTTAGAGGAGACTTAACCATCAAGTTATTAGATGAGACAGGGCAACCAGCAGTAGTATGGGAAGCTCAGAATGCTTATATCACTAAAGTACAGCCTACAGATTTAAAAGCTGATGGTAATGAAATTGCCATTGAAACTGCTGAATGGGCAATTGAGAAGCTAAAAATGTCATCGTAA